Within the Microbacterium sp. 1S1 genome, the region ACACGGGGTCGGACGGGACGAGGGCGGGCGGGCCGGGAACGCTGGTGACCGTGCCGGTCGTCCCGAGCGCGCGCAGGGCGTCAAAGACCGCGACCACCACCGCGGCGCTCACCACCGCACCATGCAGGGGATGGTGCCAGAACTGGAGCCGCGCGATCAGCCGGTCCTCGCTCACACCGACGACGAGCGCCCGGACCGCCTCATGCCGGCGCACTCCCTCGGCGGTCGATGCGGCGGCGACGAGCGGCGCGATCACCTCATCGATTCCGGTCGAACCGTCGCGTCGAACCCGCACCTGCACCTCGCTGCGGCGCGCCCCGTGGGTGGAGTCGTTGACGACGGGCTCCGAGAGGAGCCGCGCGTTGGGGATGTGGAGGGCGCGCCCGTCCGCCGTGTGCAGGATCACGGCACGGGCGTTGAGCTCGGTCACCGTCCCGGCGATGACGGAGTCCAGCGCCTCGACCACGACCTCGTCGCCGATGCGGACCGTCTGCCGTGCCTGGAGGAGCACCCCGGCCGCGAAGTTGTCGGCGACGCCCCGGAGGACGAGGACCGCGACGACCGCGAGGATGACGACGATCGCCAAGAGGGGCTGGACGTTGGCGCCCAGCATCGCGAGGGCGATGCCGAAGCCGAGGAGAAGGATGGCGTACCCGACGAACTGCGCGATCGCGGTGCCGACTGCGGCCGATATCCCGGGAGCTCGCCGGAGGAGGGCCGTCGTGCCTCGCCGCGCGAATCGCGAGACGATCCAGGTCGACACGGCGACGAGGAGGGCGAACAGCAACTGCCACCAGTCGATGTCGGTGGGCAGAACATCCTGAAGGTCCATGCCATGGACTCCTCGAGGTGGTCGGTGTCGGAGAGGTGATCGTCGGCGGCGGCCGAGATGTCACCGTCCGCGGGGGGGGGGGGCGGGAATTCCGCACCTCCGCGGGGCGCCCTACTGGAGGGCCTTCGCCTTGATGAGGGAGTACTCGTCAGGCGTGATCGTGCCCGCGTCCAGGAGGGCCTTGGCCTTCGCGATCTCCTCGCTGGGGCTGCTGCCGGCGACCTGCTGGATGTACGCGTTCGCTGCCTCCTGCGCCCGCCGGGCCTCGGCACTGCTGCGTTCAGCCATCCCGTCGCCGCGTGCGATGAGGTACACGAGCGCGGTGAGGAACGGCACGAAGATCAGGAAGAAGATCCACACCGCCTTCCACCAGCCGCTCAGCTTGTGGTCACGGAACAGGTCCCCGATGATCGCGAACAGGGCGAAGAGATACGCGGTGAACGCGAAGATCCACAGGAACCACCAGATGATGTCCCAGAACGATGCCCAAAATCCCATGACTGCTCCTTTCTCGGTGCCCGCCGTCGCCGGGGGCACGCTGGGACCATACCGGCGAGCGTGGCACCGGCGCACCGGTTCCCTGTCGAGTTCACCCTGGTGACTCGTCGAGTCCAGAGGATCTCGGTCCTCCGCCGCCTTGTCGTCGGCAGTACGCTTCCCCCGACGGCGGAGGGAGCCCTGATGAGCGCAGTGCGCAGACCGTCCTGGCTGCTGAGCACCCTGCACGGCTACCGGCGCCGCTGGATCGTACGGGATGTGATGGCCGGTTTGTCCGCAGGTGCGGTCGTGGTGCCACAGGCCATGGCGTACGCCACGATCGCGAACCTCCCGGTGGAGGTCGGCCTCTACACGTGCATCGTGCCGATGCTCGTCTACGCCCTCCTGGGCGGCAGCAGGGCGATGAGCGTGTCGACGACCTCGACCATCGCCACCCTCACGGCGACGACCCTCGTGTCGGCGGGGGTCGCTGCCGGGGCGGACGATGCGATCGGCTCGCTCATGATGCTGACGCTCCTGGTAGGAGTGGTGCTGCTGCTGGCCCGCGCGTGCCGTCTCGGCTCCGTCGTCGAGAACATCAGCGGAGCCACCGTCCTGGGATTGAAGATCGGCGTCGGAGCGACGGTCGCGGTGGGGCAGCTCCCGAAGCTCCTGGGAGAGTCCTTGGACTTCTCCGGCCACGGATT harbors:
- a CDS encoding SHOCT domain-containing protein, with product MGFWASFWDIIWWFLWIFAFTAYLFALFAIIGDLFRDHKLSGWWKAVWIFFLIFVPFLTALVYLIARGDGMAERSSAEARRAQEAANAYIQQVAGSSPSEEIAKAKALLDAGTITPDEYSLIKAKALQ
- a CDS encoding mechanosensitive ion channel domain-containing protein — its product is MDLQDVLPTDIDWWQLLFALLVAVSTWIVSRFARRGTTALLRRAPGISAAVGTAIAQFVGYAILLLGFGIALAMLGANVQPLLAIVVILAVVAVLVLRGVADNFAAGVLLQARQTVRIGDEVVVEALDSVIAGTVTELNARAVILHTADGRALHIPNARLLSEPVVNDSTHGARRSEVQVRVRRDGSTGIDEVIAPLVAAASTAEGVRRHEAVRALVVGVSEDRLIARLQFWHHPLHGAVVSAAVVVAVFDALRALGTTGTVTSVPGPPALVPSDPV